The stretch of DNA taaatgtatatttctccATACATTTTCTGCATTCATTTAATTCACATAgtattgtttttaagaaaagtagatcatattgtatataatatttttaagttttttatttaaaaaatattattaacattttcatataaataaatacaattaaacatCATTCTTAATGGGCGTATGGTATTCCTTTGACAGGAGACCCATAATTAAATCTGGCAATTCCTCTTTGACAATTTCTATGTCCAATTTTTCACTATGATAAAcaatgctgagaagaatgtgcattttttgcaaacataacattattttcttaggataaactCCTAAAGTGCAGTTGTTGTATCTACAGACTTGCTCTTTATTACATTCTTTTATACATGCTGCTGAACTATACATACATAAGGGTTTGTGTAGTGTCCCCTAGTTCCCCCGACTTCCTTTCTGTGTCCTCACTGAAAATCACAGAGTGCCCTGACCACTTTGTGACCCAGCCAGCTGCAGGTTTTACCCAGCAGGCTCAACCCCAAGCCCTTGAACATTCTCAGGCACTGATAAAGGTTATCTAGGTTGTTGCCCAAAACACTAAAAGAAACGAGCCCCAGCCCTGAGCCAAACTCCTTCAGCCCTCATAAAGGCTCCACACCTCGGCCCCCTCACTGTGGACATACCCATGTAGTACACCCCCTTTCTCTTGCTGTCTCTGGTGAGGGTGGCCATAGCCCTCTGTAAGTTTTTCCTGATAAATGCTGATCACTCTAGCATTTACTATTTCTTTAGAATCTCAACCAGACCCATCTTGGGAAGGTTTGGGGAACATCCTTATGGAAACTCCCCtgccactgtttttgtttttattattatactttaagttttagggtacatgtgcacaatgtgcaggctagttacatatgtatacatgcgccatgctggtgtgctgcacccaccaactcgtcatttagcattaggtatatctcctaatgctatccctcccccctacccccaccccacaacagtccccagagtgtgatgttccccttcctgtgtccatgtgttctcattgttcaattcccacctatgagtgagaatatgcagtgtttggttttttgttcttgtgatagtttactgagaatgatgatttccaatttcatccatgtccctacaaaggacatgaactcatcattttgtatggctgtatagcattccatggtgtatatgtgccacattttcttaatccagtctatcattgttggacatttgggttggttgcaagtctttgctattctgaatagtgccgcaataaacatacgtgtgcgtgtgtctttatagcagcatgatttatagtcctttgggtatatacccagtaatgggatggctgggtcaaatggtatttctagttctagatccctgaggaatggccacactgacttccacaatggttgaactagtttacagtccaccaactgtgtaaaagtgttcctatttctccacgtcctctccagcacctgttgtttcctgactttttaatgattgccattctaactggtgtgagatggtatctcattgtgcttttgatttgcatttctttgatggccagtgatggtgagcattggTGACTCCAGCCATGGGTTCAGCTGGAGTAAACAGTTTACCTATACACACCCCATAGGTAATATATGAGAGTACCTTTTTCCCCACACCTTAACTTACAGTGGATATTATCATTCAAAAAACTTCTCAATCCAATTTGATTCTgaaaatgacatattttgatcatatttctttgattactagtgGTGCTGAATATTGGACATGTTTTGTTGAccatatctatttttttcattttaaatctacTTTATAGATTTAAGTACAGTAAATTATTAAATACCATGCAAAATGCGCCTATTGTATGTGAACATGTCCATTACCACACAAAGCTCCCTAACGCACCTCTGCATTCAATCCCTCCACTGTCCCtgagccccaggcaaccactgactTGCTATTTatcattattgatttattttgccTGATGTAAAATTTTATACAGGTGAAATCCTACAGTATGTACTCCTTTGTGTCTGGCATCTTTTGCCCAGTCTAATcgttttgagattcatccatattgttgagTATAGCAGTAGTACATTCCTTTGTATTGATGAGTAGTAATCTGATGTATGATTATTTTCACAaacttgtttatccatttacttgtTCATAGACAGTTAAACTGTTTCCGGTTCAGGCTTTTATGAATAAAGCATATATAAGCATTCATGTACAAAACATTTTGTAAgtgtgtattttcatttctcttggataaatacctaatgttagaattgttgggtcataggcaagtttaactttataaaaactgCCAAACCATTTGTttcagtctgttttgtgttgctgtaacagaatacctgaagctgggtaatttatagaggaaagaggtttatttggctcatgattccaGAGTCtgaaagtccaagagcatggtgctgcAGTCtgcttggtttctggtgagggctcattcTTGTGAGCAAGAACTCACTACCATAAGAACAGCACCAAGCTGCCCATAAAGGTGAGACCTCATGACCCAAATGCTTCCCAGCAAGCCCCACCTCTTAAGAGTTTCACTTCTCTACATTGGTGCACTGGGAATTAAGCTTCCATCATGAGTTTTGTCCGGGACACTCAAATCATAGCACCACTTTATAGAGAAGTTATTCAATTgtacattcccaacagcaatgtAGGAAAGGTCcagttgctctacatcctcaACAAAACTTGATattgtcagatttttaaatttttaacatttctagtGGGTATATAGTGTTATGCcagtgtgtttttaatttgcatttacctgatgtttaatgatactgagcatcttttcatgtatttcttgaCCATTTGCGTATCTTCTTTTATGAGGTAACTATCTAAATTTTGGAGTcaattttaattgggttgtttgtctttagATGATTTGTAAGAGACTTGTTTTATCTCCTAAAATAAATCTTTTGATATATgcattgaatattttttcccaatctgtGTCTcaccttttcatttccttaatggtGTATGATCTGAAGTGGTGCAGAAGTTTGGATACCATGAACTCTCAAAACGAACCAACCAAAACTCCCTACAAGAATAAACTGGAAGGAATAAAACCCAAACTAAGCAGAATAGAAACAttagagacaaaagaaagaaacaatccagataaaagcagaaaagggGCAGAACCAAGAGATCTCAGGTGGTAAGGCATCATATTTTCAGCACTtcacagaaaaaacaaagaagaggttCCACATGTGTGAAATTAGGAAAAAACTAATTTGATattaaaatgaatagaaaagaaTCAAGGTAAATCCCAtataaagttattattattattattataagaaaGAAGAATGATTTTCTACAGAAAATATAGAGCAAGCTACAAAGACATGCtgacaaacaaataataaaactcagcattagtaaaaaattataaattaagcaATAAGACTCAGgaaattgttagaaataaaaaagtttcagAAATTGAGACTGAACTAGGagtaaccaaaataaaataaacacaacagaTAGTGCCTTAGGAGAAATCAAAGGTGAAAACaagggagaaaaaatgaaatgaagaggaTTTGGGGGAAAGTAACAAATGTAGACACTAGGTAAAGATCTAGCTGGCAACTGGCATAGAGTAGGAGCCTCAACAGAGAAATCTAAACCAATAGAACAagtaataaaaactgtaattCAAGAAACTTTCTGGCATTAAAACAATAGATTTAAAGTAACATGTTAAAAGAAACATCACACCTAAGAAAATTGTCTCAGaatgaacattaaaatatatcCTAGTAAGATTATtggacttcaaaaaaaaaaaaaacacactttgaTAACTATGTAGTCCTACAGTTCCTAGTTCTGCTTGAAAAGACCTAAAAGCAATGGCTAAGCCAAGAGCAATGAGCCTCTCTAGCACCTAATTTGTGTTCTTGAAATATCATTTCcctgctaaaagaaatcaaatttCTAGGAGAAATGGTTGATTTCCAGGTCTGAGGAATTAAATGTATGAAAtgtgccgagaccagctcggtccgagagaccctaacccagcagcgctaCAGGAATTAAAGACAtgcacacagaaatatagaggtgtgaagtgggaaatcaggggtctcacagccttcagagctgagagccccgaacagagatttacccacgtatttattaacaacaaaccagtcattagcattgtttctatagatattaaattaattaaaagtatcccttaagggaaacgaagggatgggccgaattaattGCAGCAGGAACACGTCCTTAAGACACAGATCGCTCAGActtttgtttgtggcttaagaatgcctttaagcggttttccgccccgggcgggccaggtgttccttgccctcattcccgcaaacccacaaccttccagcttgggcgttaTGGCCATTGTGGACATGTTACAttgctgcagagattttattcATGGCCAGTTTTGGGGGCAGTTTATGACCAGACTTTGAGGGACTTGCTCCCAGCAGAAATGAGTTCATAACATCTTGTCATATAAGATAGCAAGGAAGGCATAATACTAGAAACTACTAACACCATGTCAAAGACACCGGAGACAAACTGAAGAGAATTCTACAGGccaaagatagaaaaatgtgatCAACAAAAATAACTGCAATAAGTTAACTTCGTTATCCGTTACActtattttacacataaaatgTGTTTACAGTGGTGagtttataataaagaaaaataactggtcACCTTTGGAGTATAACAGGATATCAAGTTATTGTTTTGAAACTTAGAAAACGCAGGTGATGTGTTTTTACATTATCTGTGGTATCAGATACACAAGACTATGTGTTTGATAAAATTTCGTAGAACTAAATACATGCACAGATGAGTGTAAGTAAAACTGGGGAAGTCTGAATAAAATCCGTgaattgtatcaatgtcaataatCCTGGGTATGATATTGTACAAtcattttgcaagatgttaccactgaAGGAAAATGGCATAAAATAGACAGCAAAGAAtctttcttcattatttcctgCAATAACATATGAaactacaattatctcaaaataaaaagtttaatttaaaaatcttcattgCAATATATTCATGGATAACAAAATACTGAATATGTTCTTGAATAGGAAATTTCCTTATGAACACACTTCTCTTATGAATGAGCCTGTATGAATGAAGAGTTCTTTTAGTCCACCTTCACATGCTCCTGAACCTCCTGTCATTCTATACTGTCAGTTTACTTGGTGCAGCAGCAGGGTGCCAAATTCAGCATTCCCTTATAAATGTAAGGAACGTAACATTCCTTTACTAAAAGTATAcagcttgttttttaaaaaattgaatttgtttttaaaacacattataataaacattttaaagctaGTCAATTGTGCATAATCATGAATAATAAGTAACAACCATAGTGGTAGTAACTGATGATGGTGTTGATGGCAATGAGTGAGGTGGTTGTGGTGATGATGGACATAATGATCATAATCATGACGATTGTGACAATAGTAATGGGACTGTTGATAGTAAAATATTCCAAAGCTGGCATTAGACTGTAAGTTTCCCTAGCTGCAAGATCACTCTACCAATAACAGGAAAATTAACacacctgggagacaaagcatgTTTCTCAGAGCCAGTGTAAAGCAAGGCTCTAATTGCTCTGTTAGTGAGAACCCCAGCCTCTCAAGTGATTATAGCCCAGGAAATATTGTGCCCACATATTCGTAAACACAATCCCAAGCCCCCAGTCTTAGTGAtccattttttaatgaatttgagTAAATGTAGGACTCAGTATAAATCAGTATGGTTCCTGCATTTTCTGATTGTTGAAACCAAGGCAGCCCTTAAAGTTTCCAGCAGactgtgctttatttttcctcatcacAGGTATTTAATTACAAACTTAAAGCAATTgcctgagaaaaatatttcttccatgaACTCTTGTTTGTGATGCAGACTATTTACAACCATATATTTACTTTCACCACTATGTGCTTTTTTAATCTGTGTGCTGTGTTCTCATTGGCAGTTATCCTAAGGCTCTTATGGCTTAGTGAAACTAAAGGTAATAATTGTAGtaactaatataaaatatatggtttggccaggcacagtggctcacacctgtagtcttagagCTTTAGAGGACcaagagaggagaattgcttgaggccaggagttggagaccagcctgggcaacacagagagatcccatctgtagccaaaattttaaaaagtagcccagcatggtagcatacacctgtagtcccagctactcatgaggctgaggtgagatgcttgcttgagcttgggagttcaaggttacagtgagccatgatcgtaccactgcattcaaacctaagcaacagaatgagactctgtctttaaaaaagaggaaaaacaggaaagtaaaagaaatacGTGGTTTATATTTGCCTCTTTCATGTTATTAGAAGACTATGAGAGTGAAACGTTAAATCAGTGCTGTCTAGCGTTCTCCTACACAATGGTGTTCCCACCTGCTGTGCACTCAGTGAACAGTGTTCATTCCACACTGCTTTGTAAAGCACACGATCTACAGTTATAGTTATTCAAGTTGGgtgtttcctttcattttaagaGGCAGACATTGGGTAAAAAAGGAtatgtaaaactttttaaatctactgttgttatttagaaaaaaattcttctttgtgataaatgaaaataatacatttctatttccaTTGTAATAAATGGGAATAACTCCTTATGCACAATGCTTGGGACTAGAAATGTCTTGAATTTCGAATTTTTTTCCGGTTTTAGAATGTTtgtatatacataatgagatatcttgaggATGAgatccaagtctaaacatgaaatttatatATGCTTCATATACATCTTATACACATAggctgaaggtaattttataccatatttttaataattttgtgcatgaaacagtTTTGACTGTATTTTCACTGAGACTAGTCACATGAGAggaggtgtggaattttccacttgtggttcATGTTGGCCCTCAacaagtttcagattttggactttGAGTTTTCAGATTGGGAATGCTTAacgtgaattttaaaaatcttagctACCTCTCATACTAGTTATTGTAAAGTTAAATGCCTCATTACCAATAATTTGATATAAAAGCTTACAATGCAATTCAGACTTTGTCTTCACACCACGTCCTAATGATTTTAAAGACTCTTActtctaagaaaaaagaatacagttaGTGCCAGTTATAGGAATCAAATGAGACAATACATTTGTGAATGCTATGTTTAAAAAGCAGATTAcaaatgtttttgtaaaaatacatatatatttatatacatgtaaatacatatatgcataggAAAAGTCTAGAAGGATATTCACTACCACCGTTTGGTTCCAAGTGGTGGAAAatggttgttttaaatttttgcttatttgcatttctaattcaCTACAATGCCTATATAttgcctttataatttttttaaatgcatccaAAATTAGCAATAGATCTTTCCTCTAtcttcaaaaattatataaattaaatgttattaaataataataaagtgctaCACAAAGATAcgctaaaacaaaacaatttagtTTAGTGGAGACAAAACACACTGGTGGTCAGAAGTCCTGGGTTTTAGGCCCAGTTTTGCCTCTTACTAGCTGGGTTTCCTTGGGTGACTTATTTAACTTTTAGAGCTTCAATTTCCTAGACAACGAAACAAAATACAGCATTTTTCCTATGCTATGCATATACTAAGATATCAAGCTTAAACCTATTTTAATCATACATTGCTAAGAGCTGTGAGTGTGCAGATTTACAAGGCTGCACATGTGAGGCAAAAGAGGAAACTCATGATCAGGACAGAGCCGAGGTAAGTTTGAGTTCCAAGTCACCAATAATTAGTaaaccttgggcaaatcacttagtGTCTggcacctcagttttctcaatacaaacatgaaaataaaaatccttcCCTAAACACATTTCTCCCCATTTCCGAAAACTTCAGAAGTTAATGAGATCGACCTTTGAAAGAAATGTGTAAGCTGTAAAGCATTATGCAAAAGTTAGTAATTACATAAGGAAGCAATTAAAATAGGGGTAATATGTTTTATAGCTTAAGAAATACATCCCACAGATAAGACTGTCTATACATATTGTATCCAGCAATGATTATTCATGCTTCCTGGAGATATGCCTGTAATTTGAATACTTTGTCATCAGGGATGTAATAGGACAAAGGTTTGATATTAtgatctgaaaataataataataataattagctatTTAGCACTTAGTATGGAACATTCAATGGGCCAGTGCTCATGTTGCACCACagatcaattaaatcagaacATCTACGGGTAGAACCCAGGTATCAATCCTTTGTAAATGCCCCGTGTGATTATAATGTATAGCCAatgctgagaaccactgccttaggaCCTCAGGTCAAGTAAGAAATTAAGAACAAATTCCAGACTCTTAATGACAATTCACATTTTTTATAGGCACTGAGTATTTGAAAAAAGATTTCTAAATATGCATTATCCTGTGTTATTTTTACAACCACCTTTGGAATCaatattaatttcttcatctttcaGACATAGAAATTGATGTGTCAGCCAATGACACAGCTTGTAACTACCCTATCACCCTGACACTGCGTAAATTTCAGATAGGTATTTACATGTTCACATTCAGTGAATATTTAGGAATTATATACATGACAAAGGAAGTTTATTTCTAAAGCAAAATCCATCCCCAActacaaaatatgaaatatactaCTTATCTACAATGTAGAGATTCTCAAACTTTACTATGCAACACCATCACCAGAAAGATTGTTAATACatagattgctgggccccatatccagagtttctgattaatTAGGTGtgagctgaggcctgagaatttgcatctcTAAAAAACTCCAGGTAATGTCagtgctgctggtccagggactaccctttgagaaacactgccccAGGATGCTTTAGAAAAATGTGCATGGTAAAAGATCCAGACCTTGGCCTGCTTTCCTCCCATCTTCATGATCCCTGAAACACTCACGCTGGTCTTCCTGCAAAGAAGACCAGCAAATAGCAGGACGAGGGGAGGAGGGCGGGGAGGATGCATCAGCAGAGAGCCCAGGATGTTTCACTAGCACCAAAGGCTCAAGACTAGCCGTCCAAGATTAGCCTTTTAATGGGGTTCTTGTCTCCCATGCATCCCTGCAGGCCTCCCACCCAGAGGAGAATGGCTGCAGGAAATCACTCTACAGTGACAGAGTTCATTCTCAAGGGTTTAACGAAGAGAGCAGACCTCCAGCTccccctctttctcctcttcctcggGATCTACTTGGTCACCATCGTGGGGAACCTGGGCATGATCACTCTAATTTGTCTGAACTCTCAGCTGCACACCCCCATGTACTACTTTCTCAGCAATCTGTCACTCATGGATCTCTGCTACTCCTCCGTCATTACCCCTAAGATGCTGGTGAACTTTGTGTCAGAGAAAAACATCATCTCCTACGCAGGGTGCATGTCACAGCTCtacttcttccttgtttttgtcattgCTGAGTGTTACATGCTGACAGTGATGGCCTACGACCGCTATGTTGCCATCTGCCACCCTTTGCTTTACAACATCATTATGTCTCATCACACCTGCCTGCTGCTGGTGGCTGTGGTCTACGCCATCGGACTCATTGGCTCCACAATAGAAACTGGCCTCATGTTAAAACTGCCCTATTGTGAGCACCTCATCAGTCACTACTTCTGTGACATCCTCCCTCTCATGAAGCTGTCCTGCTCTAGCACCTATGATGTTGAGATGACAGTCTTCTTTTCGGCTGGATTCAACATCATAGTCACGAGCTTAACAGTTCTTGTTTCTTACACCTTCATTCTCTCCAGCATCCTCGGCATCAGCACCACAGAGGGGAGATCCAAAGCCTTCAGCACCTGCAGCTCCCACCTTGCAGCCGTGGGAATGTTCTATGGATCAACTGCATTCATGTACTTAAAACCCTCCACAATCAGTTCCTTGACCCAGGAGAATGTGGCCTCTGTGTTCTACACCACGGTAATCCCCATGTTGAATCCCCTAATCTACAGCCTGAGGAACAAGGAAGTAAAGGCTGCCGTGCAGAAAACGCTGAGGGGTAAACTGTTTTGATGCAAATGTTATTGTTCCTTTTCAATTTAGTGGTAATTGTTATAAATACCAGAGTGACAGCTTCTGAATGCTGGCCAGCTGTGGATGGAAAATAATCACTTCTCCACATGGCTGGGTGAATGggcatttttccttctttcctcttccttccctcttcctttcctcttccttcctcttccttccttcctcttctttcctcttccttccctccctcttttttcacttctctttgAAGCCAGCCAACTTCAGGTTCAGGTTTTCTTTCACTTGAGATCCATCCCTCTACCCCAAGCCctttaataaatgtttcctaTCTTAATTGTAATTTAACTTAAATGCTAAACTTTCAACATTGAGTTTTAGGGTCATTCATGGTCTTATTATCttctatatagaaaatattactcagcccaatttttttctttttttttttctttttggtgacagagtctcactccagcccaggctggagtacagtggcacgatctcggctcactgcaacctccgcctcccaggttcaagtgattctcctgccttagcctcccgagtagctgggattataggcatctgccaccatgcccagctaatttttgtatttttagtagagacggggtttcaccatgtttgccaggctggtcttgaactcctgacctcaagtgagccacctgccttggcctcccaaagtgctggaattacaggtgtgaggcactgcgcctggccaattttttttctttttgtacttggGAACAAATGAGGCAAAGAGAGGCAAAGTATCTCTACTTACCCCTGCCCAAGAATTTCCTGATCTCTTTATGTAATTTTCTTAGTAAcactaataataatgataacagcaGCTAACATGTTTTTGGATGCTGACTCTGATCCATGCAATTCTTCTACGtgctttctattctatttcaatTATACTACACAACAAGTAGGTACTATTctattctcatttcacagatatgGAACTTGGAGCAGGAGTAACAACACTGAGATTCAAACCCCAGTCCAAGTGGCTTCCAGAGCCCAGACTCTGGGCACTCACACATTACTTCCTTCACTTTAGTCTAGCCGTCCCTTTGAACAGCCTATTAAACCTCCCATAATTATGCTCATCCAATTTCAAATTGgatgaaaataatttcttctgaaaataatttctcaaatCCCTTCCTTTTATCATCTGCCcaaacctctttctctttatgGGCAACAACTATAATAGGATGGGAAAAGATGCCTAACTAGCATATATAATAATAAACCCTAGCAAACCAGCAAGAAAAAGACATCAactttagcaagaaaaaaaatgagcaaggTATATagaacaatttacaaaagagaaaacctGAAGTACCACAGAGCATGTGAAGAGATGCTCAAACCGATTACTAAACATAGAAGCGCAAATTAAAACAGTGATATATCTTTTTACGTTTATAAGATTAgcacaaattttaaaagctggATGGTGCTAAGTGTTAGTAAGGAGGTAGGGATTTAGGAACCCCCATATACTACAGCTATTCTGGAAAACAGTAAGACATTACTTAGGAAAAATAAGTATAGGTATCCACAGGGCATAGCAAATCTGGTCCAAGGTATATATAGTCCCAAATCATTCTCTTTCAGGCCTATAAGATGGCATGTACAAAGGCATTCATTATACCATTATTTTTGGCGATGGGAACTTAGAGATAAAATAAGTGTCCACCATTGGGAAAGTAAGTAGATAAATTGTATCTACTTACTTACAATTTATAGACTCTTCAACAGTTAGAAGCAAAGGATTAGCTATACACAATATAGTTTAGAGGTATAGTGCTGTGTGAGAAAAGTAAGAAAGATAATGagatataaaacatattatttatgtatattaaaattgCATGTGCACACACCCCAAAAAAAGCacacttagaaagaaaaaagaccatAACGTAAAATACACATTAGGCAGGTCAGAATGGCTGCTGAGAGAGATAAGATGCACGAAAGAAGGGAGTAGAAAAAAGATGAAGCAGAAAACCAAGAAAGACCACATTCTGGaccataaaacacaccttaactgatttaaagaaatagaaatcatacaatgtctgctgtctgctctcagaccacaatgaaattaaacgagaaatcaataacagaaagataactgaaaaatcattaaatattttgaaattaaacaacacatttctaaatagcacatgagtcaaagaagaaaatctc from Homo sapiens chromosome 11, GRCh38.p14 Primary Assembly encodes:
- the OR8A1 gene encoding olfactory receptor 8A1 — translated: MAAGNHSTVTEFILKGLTKRADLQLPLFLLFLGIYLVTIVGNLGMITLICLNSQLHTPMYYFLSNLSLMDLCYSSVITPKMLVNFVSEKNIISYAGCMSQLYFFLVFVIAECYMLTVMAYDRYVAICHPLLYNIIMSHHTCLLLVAVVYAIGLIGSTIETGLMLKLPYCEHLISHYFCDILPLMKLSCSSTYDVEMTVFFSAGFNIIVTSLTVLVSYTFILSSILGISTTEGRSKAFSTCSSHLAAVGMFYGSTAFMYLKPSTISSLTQENVASVFYTTVIPMLNPLIYSLRNKEVKAAVQKTLRGKLF